Proteins from a genomic interval of Centroberyx gerrardi isolate f3 chromosome 23, fCenGer3.hap1.cur.20231027, whole genome shotgun sequence:
- the mad2l1 gene encoding mitotic spindle assembly checkpoint protein MAD2A, whose protein sequence is MTSTLKGITLKGSAELVAEFFSFGINSILYQRGIYPPETFTRVTQYDMSLQLTTDGKLKNYLTNVVSQLKEWLFECTVQKLVLVITCLETNEVLERWQFDIECDKSAKESSAPREKSIKTIQDEIRSVIRQITATVTFLPLLETACAFDLLVYTDKDLVVPEKWEESGPQIINQSEEVRLRSFTTSIHKVNSMVAYKRTDSV, encoded by the exons ATGACTAGCACATTGAAAGGTATTACTCTCAAAGGAAGCGCGGAGTTAGTGGCCGAGTTTTTCT CATTTGGCATCAACAGCATCCTTTACCAGCGAGGCATCTACCCCCCGGAGACTTTCACCAGAGTCACCCAGTATGACATGAGCCTTCAACTCACCACTGATGGCAAGCTGAAGAACTACCTGACCAATGTGGTGTCTCAACTCAAAG agtgGCTGTTTGAGTGCACGGTGCAGAAGCTGGTGTTGGTGATCACATGTCTGGAAACCAACGAGGTGCTGGAGAGATGGCAGTTCGACATCGAGTGTGACAAGTCAGCCAAGGAGAGCAG TGCTCCCAGAGAGAAGTCCATTAAGACCATTCAAGATGAGATCCGCTCTGTCATCAGACAGATCACAGCCACCGTTACATTCCTACCACTGCTGGAGACCGCAT GTGCCTTTGACCTTCTGGTCTACACTGACAAAGACCTGGTGGTTCCTGAGAAGTGGGAGGAGTCCGGGCCGCAGATCATCAACCAGTCGGAGGAGGTGCGTCTGCGCTCCTTCACCACCTCCATCCACAAGGTGAACAGCATGGTGGCGTACAAGAGGACCGACTCGGTTTAA